A segment of the Georgenia sp. M64 genome:
CCGGTCACGCCGTCGCCGGGCCGGGTCGCCTCGCTCATGGTGGTCAGGCCCGGCGGAAGCCCGCCCACAGGTCGATGCCCGCGTCGCGCGCGTGGTCGTCGATCGTGGCGAGCTCGTCGTCGGTGAAGGAGAGGTTCTCCAGGGCGCCGAGGTTCTGCTCGAGCTGGGCCACGCTGGAGGCCCCGATGAGGACCGAGGTCACCCGCTCGTCGCGCAGCGCCCACGCCAGGGCCATCTGCGCCAGGCCCTGACCGCGACCCTCGGCGATCTCGGCGAGCTTGCGCACGTGGTCGAGGGTGGCGTCGGTGAGCAGGTCGGGGGAGAGGGACTTGCCCTGGCTGGCGCGCGACCCCTCGGGGATGCCGCCGAGGTACTTGCCGGTGAGCATGCCCTGCGCCAGCGGCGAGAACGCGATGCACCCGGCCCCGACGTCGGCGAGGGCGTCGAGGAGCCCCTCGCTCTCGACCCAGCGGTTGAGCATCGAGTACGACGGCTGGTGGATGAGCAGCGGGGTGCCGAGGTCGGCGAGGATCTGCGCGGCGCGCCGGGTGTCCTCGGGGCCGTAGGAGGAGATCCCGGCGTACAGCGCCCTGCCGCTCGTGACGGCGGTGTGCAGGGCCCCCATCGTCTCCTCCAGCGGGGTGGAGGCGTCGAAGCGGTGGGAGTAGAAGATGTCGACGTAGTCCAGGCCCATCCGGGCCAGGGACTGGTCCAGGCTCGCGAGGAGGTACTTGCGCGAGCCGCCGCCCTGACCGTACGGGCCCGGCCACATGTCGTACCCGGCCTTGGTCGAGATGACGAGCTCGTCGCGGTAGGGACGGAGGTCGTCGGCGAGGTGACGGCCGAAGTTGCGCTCCGCGGAGCCGTAGGGCGGGCCGTAGTTGTTGGCCAGGTCGAAGTGCGTGACGCCCAGGTCGAAGGCGCGACGCAGGATCGCCCGCTGGGTCTCGAACGGCATGTCGTCGCCGAAGTTGTGCCACAGGCCCAGCGACACCGCGGGGAGGTCGAGGCCGCTGGCGCCGGTGCGGCGGTAGACCATGTCGTCGTAGCGGGCGGAGGAGGGGGTGTACGTCATGGCGACGAGTCTGGCCCGTCCGCGACGCCGTGTCCAAGGACCGGTCGCAGGACCACGACGGCGATCTCCCGGCTCGTCCGTTCCTGGTACCGGGCGTACAGCGGGTGCCCGGCGACGATCCGCGGCCACAGCTCCGCCCGTTCCGTGGGGCCGGCGACCCGGGCGTGCATGGGGCGGCCCGGGTCCCCGGGCGGGCGCACGTGGACACGGGGGTCCGCGGTGAGGTTGACCAGCCACGCCGGCGGCCGGTCGTCACCGCCCCGGGACGCGACGACGACGTAGCCGGCGTCGTCGTGGAGCGGGGCGGTGAGCAGGACGGCGTGGCGCCGGCCCGTGCGCCGCCCGGTCGTGGTCAGCTCCAGGACGGGCATGCCGGCCGCGACCCGGCCCACCCGGCCGCGGGAGAGGACCAGGAGCGCGCGGTGGCCGGCGTTCATCGCCCGGAGCAGGGCGTCGGCGGGCATCGGGCCTCCTCGGTCCGCGCGGGGGGCGCGTTGCGGGCACACTACCGAAGGTGCCCGTCGACCCCCTCGCCCGGCTGCTCGCCGACCCGCCCGACCTGCCCGTTGCGGGCGCGCTGGCCGAGCTCGTCGACGCCGTGCGCGACCGTGGCGCCGCCGTCGTCCAGGCCCCGCCGGGCACCGGCAAGACGACCCTCGTGCCGCCCGCGCTCGCCGCGCACGTGCCGGGCACGGTCGTCCTCACCCAGCCCCGGCGGGTCGCCGCCCGGGCAGCGGCCCGCCGGCTCGCGCACCTGCTGGGCGAGCCCCTCGGAGCGACCGTGGGCTACAGCGTCCGGGGTGACCGCGTGGTCGGGCCGCGCACGCGCGTGGAGGTGGTCACCACCGGGGTGCTGATGCGCCGGCTCCAGCGCGACCCCGAGCTGCCCGGCGTCGGAGCGGTCGTCCTGGACGAGGTCCACGAGCGCCACCTCGACGCCGACCTCGCCCTGGCGCTGCTCGTGGACGTCCGCGCCAACCTGCGCCCGGACCTCCCGCTCGTGGCGATGTCCGCGACCGTCGAGGCCGCGAGGACCGCCGCCCTGCTCGGCGAGGGGGTCCCGGTGGTCTCGGTGACGGGCGCCCTGCACCCCGTCGAGATCCTGTGGTGCCCGCCGCCCGCAGCGCGGGCGGACCACCGGGGGGTGACCCCGGCGTTCCTCGGTCACGTGGCCGCGACGGTCCGCCGGGCACTGGCGGAGCGGTCCGGCGACGTGCTCGTCTTCCTGCCCGGCGCCGCTGAGATCGGCGCGGTGGCCCGCCGGCTCGCGGGGGTCGACGCCGACGTCCGCCCCCTCCACGGCCGCCTGCCCGGACCCGAGCAGGACCGCGCGCTCGACCCGGGCCCGCGCCGGAGGGTGGTGCTGTCCACCGCGGTGGCGGAGTCGTCCCTCACCGTCCCGGGCGTGCGGGTGGTCGTCGACGCCGGGTTCTCCCGCGAGCCGCGCACCGACCACCGCCGGGGTCTGGCCGGGCTGGTCACGGTGGGGGTCAGCCGGGCCGCGGCCGAGCAGCGTGCCGGGCGGGCGGGCCGGGAGGGCCCCGGCGCCGTGTACCGGTGCTGGTCGCCGGCGGAGCACGCCGGGCTGCGCGAGCACCCCGCCCCGGAGATCGCCACCGCCGACCTGGCGTCCTTCGTCCTCGAGGTCGCGTGCTGGGGCGGGGGCGACCTGGCCCTGCTCGACCCGCCGCCCCCCGCCGCGACGGAGGCCGCCCGGGCGACCCTGCGCCGGCTCGGGGCCCTCGACGACGCCGGCGCGGTGACCGCCCGCGGGCGGGCGATCGCCGCGGTCCCGGCGGACCCGCGCCTGGCCCGGGCGCTGCTCGACGCCGCCCCGGTGCTCGGCGCCCGGCGCGCGGCCGAGGCGGTGGCGCTGCTGACCGAGTCCTCCGCGGGCGGGGACCTCGTCGCGGCCCTGCGAGCGCTGCGCCGCGGCGGCCCGGAGTCGGCCACGTGGGCCACGCAGACCCGGCGCCTGCGCACCATCGTCGACGAGCGGCGTGGCCGGTCCGACGACGCGCCGGGTGCCGCGCTGCCGGACGACCTCGCCGTCGGGCTCGTCGTCGCCCTCGCCCACCCCGACCGCCTGGCCCGGCTGCGTCCCGGCGGGTCGGGGTACCTCATGGTCTCGGGCACGGGGGCGGTCCTGCCGCCCGGTTCGGGCCTGGCCGGCTCGCCCTGGCTCGCGGTCGCGGACGCCGAGCGCACCGCCGGGCGGCGCGACGCCCTCATCCGCTCCGCCGTCCCCGTCGACGAGGACCTCGCCCTGGAGGCGGCCGGCGCGACGCTCCACGAGGAGGAGGAGGTGCGCTGGGAGGGCCGGGTCGTCGCCCGCCGGACCCTCGCCCTCGGGGCGGTGGAGCTGACCTCGACCCCGTTCGACCCGGGTCCCGCCCAGGTGGTCGGCGCCGTGCGGGAGGCGCTGCGCAGCGACGGCCTCGACACCCTCGCGTGGTCGGCGGCGGCCCGGGCCCTGCGCGCCCGGCTCGCGTTCCTCCACCGCGCCCTGGGCGAGCCCTGGCCCGACGTCGGTGACGACGCCCTGCTCACCGGGCTCGACTCCTGGCTCGGCCCCGACCTCGCCCGGGTCCGGGGCGCCGGCGACCTGCGGCGGCTCGACCTTCTCGGTGCCCTGCGCCGGCTCCTGCCCTGGCCCGAGGCCGCCCGCCTGGACGAGCTCGCCCCGGAGCGGGTGGCCCTGCCCAGCGGCTCGTCCGCCGCGGTGGACTACACCGGGGAGCGGCCTGTGCTGGCGGCCCGGATCCAGGAGGTCTTCGGCTGGCAGGAGGCCCCGCGTCTGGCCGGTGGGCGGGTGCCGGTGCTGGTGCACCTGCTCTCCCCGGCCCGTCGCCCGGCCGCGGTCACCGACGACCTCGCGTCCTTCTGGGCCACCGGGTACGCCCAGGTGCGGGCCGAGCTGCGCGGGCGCTACCCGCGCCACGCGTGGCCGGAGGACCCGCTCACCGCGGCGCCCACCCGTGGCACCGGGCGGCCCCGGCGTGCCTGAGGGGAACGCAGCCGCGGCGCCGGCCGGCCCCGGCGTGCCTGAGGGGAAAGCGGCCGTGGGAGCACGCCCCGCGCGGACCGGCTGGGCGGACTCCGGCAGACGGAGGCCGCCGCCTCCCGCCGCTGATCACCCCGTCGCCGAGTGAGAGTGGTCTACCGGGATCGTTCGGCGACGGGGTGATCGCTCGGCGACGGAGGGATCGGTCGTGCAGCGGACCGCCGCCGCCGGCCGGTCCGTTCACCGTCGGGCGGAGCCGTAGCGGGCGAGCGGCTCGGTCAGCGGCGGGCGGCCTCGTAGCGGGCCAGCGCCTCCGCCCGCTCGGCGGCGTGGTCGACGACCCGCTCGGGGTACCCCGGTGCCCCGCCGTGGCGCCAGGGCTCGTGCGCGGCGGCGCCGGCCAGGTGCGCGAGCTCGGGGACGTACCGGCGCACGTAGCCGCCGTCGGGGTCGAACCGCAGGCCCTGCGTCACCGGGTTGAAGACGCGGAAGTAGGGCGCGGCGTCCGTGCCGGTGCCGGCGGTCCACTGCCACCCGTGGCTGTTGGAGGCGATGTCGCCGTCGCGCAGGAGGTCGAGGAAGTGTCGGGCACCGTGCGGCCACCACACGTGGAGATCCTTGACGAGGAAGGACGCCGTGACCATGCGGACCCGGTTGTGCATCCATCCCTCGGCGAGGAGCTGGCGCATGCCCGCGTCGACGAACGGGTAGCCCGTGCGTCCGGCCCGCCACGCCTCGAACCGGGTCGTCGTGGGCTCGGTGGCGGGGTCGTCGTACACGAGCGACCCGAGGTCCGAGCGCAGGTCGGCCCATGCCGAGGCGGGGTGGTGGTGGAGGACGTCGGCGTAGAACTCGCGCCAGCACAGCTCGCTGACGAAGGTCTGCGCGCCCCTGCCGCCGCCCGCCGGGTGCGCGGCGATGTCGGCGAGCAGCGTGCGGGGGTGGACCGTGCCGAGCTTGAGGTCGGCCGACAGGCGCGACGTGCCGGCGAGGTCCGGCCGGTCCCGGCGCTCGGCGTAACGCTCGAGCCCGTCGTCGAGGAATGCCTCCCACCGGCGCAGGGCGGCGTCCTCGCCCGCCGCTCCGGCCCGGTCGGCGTCCGGGTCCGCGAGGACGCGCCCGCCCGCGGCGTCCTCGGGCGCCGCGCCCCACCGGACCGCGGGCAGGGGCGCCGGGCAGGGCGCACCGTGGTCGCGCCAGGCCCGGGAGAACGGGGTGAAGACGCGGTAGGGGGTGCCGTCTGCCTTGCGCAGGACCCCGGGCCCGACGGCGTAGGGGGTGCCGGTGGCCACGAGGTCCACCCCGAGCGACCGCTCCACCTCGGCGTCGCGCCGCCGCCCGTACGGGGTGGTCTCCCGGGTGACGTGCACCGCGGCCGCCCCGGTCTCGCGGACGAGAGCGGGGAGGACCTCCTCGGGTCGGCCGCGCCGCACGACCAGGGCGCCGTCGGTGGCCTCGTGCAGCGACCGCAGGGCCGCGTGGAGCGCCTCGCGCCGGGCCGCGCCCGCGCCGTCGAAGGCCGGGTCGAGGACGAAGACCGGCACCACCGGGCCCGCCGCCGCGGCGGCGAGCAGGGCAGGGTGGTCCCGCAGGCGCAGGTCGCGGCGGAACCACAGGACGGTGGTGGACACGTCCGGACACTATCCGCGCCTGCGGCCCCGCGCCCCTGGGCCGAGACGGCAGACGGGGTTCCTGCGCCGGGGACCGCAGAGGACGCCGGCGCAGGATCGCGAGGAGGACGGCTCGGACCGCGAGGAGGACGGCTCGGGACCGCAGAGGAGCCCGGCGCCGGACCGCGAGGGACGTCGGCCCGGGACTGCTGGGGCGTCGGGCCCGGCGTCGAACAGGCGTACGATAGCCGACATGACGGTCGGGGCGGACGGCGTCGCCCCGTGGTGGGCGGGCCGGCAGAGGATCCTCAACAGCCGTGGCGTGCCCGGGCGCTTCACGACCGCCTCGGCGCCGGTCCCCGTCGTCGTCCGGCTCGTGTGGGCCGACGACGGGGAGGAGCTGGTGGAGACCGTCGCCACCGCCTGGACGTCGCCGCTCGTCCTCGTGGCGGTGGGTGACCCGCGGTCGGCCTACCGCGGGGTGTGGGTGCCCGCCCGGGACGTCACCCGCCGGTGAGGACGGCGCGACTGCTGTGGCGCGAGTGCCGTGCAGCGCCGCGCCGGACGCGACGCGCGCCTCTCACCCGGACCGCCCGACGCGCTACGCGCGCCGCTGCTCGCGGTAGCGGCGGATGAGCGCGTTGGTGGAGGAGTCGTGGGCGGGCTCGTCGTCCCCGGCCAGCTCCGGCACGATCCGCCCGGCGAGGACCTTGCCGAGCTCGACCCCCCACTGGTCGAAGGAGTTGATGCCCCACACGACGCCCTGCGTGAACACCCGGTGCTCGTACAGGGCGACGAGCTGGCCGAGGACGGACGGCGTGAGGGCCGGCGCCAGGATCATCGTGGTCGGGTGGTTGCCGGCGAACGTCCGGTGCGGCACGAGGTCCCCGGCGACGCCGTCGGCCCGTACCTCGTCCGCCGTCTTGCCGAAGGCCAGCGCCTCGGCCTGGGCGAGGAGGTTCGCGGTGAGGAGGTCGTGGTGCGGGTCGATCTCCACGGCCGGCCGGACGAAGCCGAGCAGGTCCGCCGGGACGAGCTGGGTGCCCTGGTGGATGAGCTGGTAGAACGCGTGCTGGCCGTTCGTGCCCGGCTCACCCCACACCACAGGGCCGGTCTCGACGCGCACGGGCTCGCCGTCGACGGTGACGGACTTGCCGTTGGACTCCATGTCGAGCTGCTGGAGGTAGGCGGGAAACCGCGCGAGGTGCTGGTTGTACGGCAGGACCGCGTGCGTGGCCGCGCCGAGGAAGTTGCGGTACCAGATCCCGATCAGACCCAGCAGCGCAGGGACGTTGCGCTCGAGCGGGGTGGTGCGGAAGTGCTCGTCGACGGTGTGGAACCCGTCGAGCATCTCCCGGTAGCGCTCCGGGCCGATGGCGATCATGAGCGACAGGCCCACCGCCGAGGTGAACGAGTACCGACCCCCGACCCAGTCCCAGAACCCGAACATGTTGGCCGTGTCGATGCCGAACCCGGCGACCTCGGTGGCGTTGGTGGAGACCGCGACGAAGTGCTTGGCGACCGCCGCGTCGTCGCCGAGGCCCTCGACCAGCCAGGCGCGGGCCGTGCGGGCGTTGGTGATGGTCTCGATGGTGGTGAAGGTCTTCGACGCGACGACGAAGAGGGTGCTCGCGGGGTCGAGGCCGTCGAGCGCGTCCGCGATGTCGTCGCCGTCGACGTTGGAGACGAACAGCGACCGGATGCCGGGGTGGCTGAAGGGCGCCAGGGCACCGGCGGCCATCGCGGGCCCGAGGTCGGAGCCGCCGATGCCGATGTTGACCACCGTGGCGATGCGCGCGCCGGTGTGGCCGGTCCAGGCCCCGGAGCGGACCTGCTCGGCGAAGGCGGCCATCTTGTCGAGGACGGCGTGGACGTCGGCGACGACGTCCTGGCCGTCGACGACGAGCTCGGTCGAGCGCGGGGCGCGCAGGGCGGTGTGCAGGACGGCGCGGTCCTCCGTGGTGTTGATGTGCTCGCCGCGGAACATGGCCTCGGTGCGCTCGGGCAGCCCGGCGGCCCGGGCCAGGTCCACCAGAAGCGCGAGCGTCTCGTCGGTCACCCGGTTCTTCGAGTAGTCGACGTAGAGGTCGCCCACCTCGGCCACGAGACGCGTGCCCCGCTCGGGGTCGGCGGCGAAGAGGTCCCGCAGGTGCGCGTCGCCGGTGGTCGCCGCGTGCGCGGCCAGGGCCTGCCAGGCGGGGGTGGTGGAGATGTCGGGTCGGCTCACGGGGCGCGCTCCTCCGCCGGGCTGGCCCCGGCCTCGTCGGTCCGCCGGGTCCGGCCCGGCCTTGACGAGGACCATCATGGCGCGGTGAGCGCGCCGGGACGAACCCGCGGCGCGGGTGGGCTCAGCCGACGGTGACGGTGCGGGAGTCGACCGTCGGCTCACCGCCGGCGCCGCCGGAGGGGTCGTCCTCGATGATCTCCACCGTGTAGGTCCCCGGGTCGAGCTCCACCGTGAAGGAGAAGGGCGCGAAGGTCTGGCCCTCGCTCGTCATCGTGAAGCCCGCCTCGACCTCGGTGCCGGCGTCGTCGAGGACCCGCCACGGCAGGTTGGCCTCGAAGACTGCCGCCTCGCCGGAGACGGTCACCGGCGAGGTGACCTCCGCGCCCTCGGCGGGCCGGTCGATCTGCACGAGCTGGCGCACGTCGAGGGGGTCCTCGGCCGCGACCGGTTCGTCCCAGACGAGCGTGCCCCACACCTCACCGGCCGGCTCGCCGTCGATGAGGAGGAGGACCTCGGCGTCCTCGGCGCCGGCGGCGCCGAGGACCGTGTGGACGAGCTGCTGGACCATCATGGCGGCGCCCTCGGAGCCCACGTTCGCGGTGCGGGCCTCGGCGGAGAGGTCCACGACGAGCGTGCCGTCGTCGTCCTCGACGCCGAGGACCTCGGTGGCCGGGTCCCACGTCGTCGTGTAGTCGGGGTCCTGCGGTCCCGCGACCATCGTCTCGACGGCACCGACGACGGGGTCGCCGTCGACCTCCCGCAGCTCGCGCGCCAGGCGGATGCCGTTGCGCGTGTCCACGACGAAGTACACCGGCACCTCGTCCGTCCCGGCGGGCTCCGTGGCGGGCTCCGTGGTCGGCTCCGCGGGTTCGGTGGTGGGCTCGTCGGTGGCGGTGGCGGTGGCGGTGGCGGTGGCGGTGGCGGTGGCGGTGGGGGTGGGCGGCGGCGGCGCGCTCGTCGTCGGGTCGGTGCCGGGGTCGACGTCGGTGCATGCCGCCAGGACGAGGACGAGGGCGGCGACCGGTCCCCGTCGTCGAAGGGATCCGGCCATGGCAGCCTCCTCGGTGCGGTGGCGGGCGGCCGGACGGCCGGAGCAGCGCGGGCCGCACCCTCTCAGTGTGGCACCGCCGGGCCGCTGCGGGCGGCTGTTGGGAGACGTAGGCTCGCCCGCGGAAGGGGGCCGCGGGTGATCCACGTCGGGACGTCGGGCTGGAGCTACGACCACTGGGACGGGGTGCTGTACCCCCCGGGCTCGCCACCGCGCGACCGGCTGGCGCACTACGTCGAGCGGTTCGGCACGGTCGAGCTCAATGCCAGCTTCTACCGCTGGCCGCGCGAGGCCGCGTTCGCGAGCTGGCGCCGCCGCACGCCCGAGGGCTTCCTCCTCTCGGTCAAGGCGCCCCGGGGGCTCACCCACGCCCGGCGCCTGTACGCCCCCGAGCCCTGGGTCGAGCGCCTTGCGGCGGCGTGGCACACCCTGGGACCGCGCCGGGGTGTGGTGCTCGTCCAGCTCCCGCCCGGGCTCGAGCGCGACGACGCCCGGCTCGGGTACTTCCTCGGCCGGCTCCCGCCGTGGATGCGGGTGGCGGTCGAGATGCGCCACCCGAGCTGGCACGACGAGGCCGTGCTGGGAATGCTCGAGCACCACGGCGCCGCCTACTGCGTGATGAGCGGCGCGGGTCTGCCGTGCCTGCTGCGCGCCACCGCGCCGCACGTCTACGTCCGCCTCCACGGGCCCGACCACCACCACCTCTACGCGGGGGAGTACACCGACGACGACCTGCGGTGGTGGGCCGACCGGCTCCGGGAGTGGGAGGGGGCGGGCCGGGAGGTCTTCGCCTACTTCAACAACGACGGCGGCGGCAACGCCGTGCGCAACGCCGGCCGGCTCCGCGAGCTGCTGGACGGCTGAAGCCCGACGGAGCCGACCCGCCGGGCCGTCGCGGCCGTCGCGGCGCGCGCACCGGCGGCCAGGGCGGCCAGCCGGTCGACGCCGGTGACCGGCACGAGGGCGGCCCGCAGCCGGGCGCGGCGCGAGGCCACCGCCCTGACCTCGGCCAGGACGGTCTCGACGTCGGCGGTCATGGCGCCCTCACGGACCGGGCCGGGTGCGTAGCGCACGCGCTCGACCCGGTCGGTGATCCGCGCGAGCGCCTCGGCGCCGGCGCCGTGCAGCGCTGCGGCCCCGACGAGCAGCTCCCGGGAGCGTCGGGGGCTCGCACCCACGGGCACGTCGACGCCCAGGTCGCGCAACGAGGCCACGAGCAGGTGCCACCGCCCCTCGACCCGGTCCGCGTCGTCCTCGGCGCGTCGCAGCGGCGCGGTCCGTGCGCGCCGGCCGGCGAGAGGTACCAGGAGGAGGAGCGCGGCCAGCGCGACGACCACCGCGAGGGCGGGCAGGAGCAGGCCACGGACGCGGTCGGTCCAGGAGGAGGTCGTGCCCACCGTGGTGACGTCGCCGGCGTCGAGCCCCGGGGCCGTCCGGTCGGGGACCACCGGCGCGGCGGTCGAGCCCGGGACCTCGGCCGTCTCGGGTGCGTCCTGGACGAAGTACAGGGGCCGGTTGCCCGCCCGCTCGGCCGGCGTCGGCTCGAACCGGGTCCAGCCCAGGCCGGTCACGTAGAGCTCGGGCCAGGCGTGCGCGTCGGCGGCGACGACGGTCCACGCACCGTCCTCGTCCTGCTCGCCCGGCAGGAACCCCACGGCGAGCCGGGCGGGGATGCCGCTCGCCCGGGCCATCATCACCATGGCGGTGGCGAACTGCGTGCAGTAGCCGCGACGGGTGGCCAGGAAGTGGCTCACCGGGTCGAGCTCCGCGCCGTCGGGGCCGACGACGGGGTCGGCCAGGGTGAGGCTGTAGACGAAGGCCTCGCTGCTGAGGAAGGCCTGGATGGCGGTGGCGGCGTCGACCTGGTTGGTGCTCCCGGCGGTGATCTCCCGGGCGAGGGCGGTCACGGTCTCCCGGGACGCGTCGTCGACGCCGAGGAGGTCGGGGTCGCCCAGCTCCGGCACGGTCCAGGCGCCGGTCCCGGGCGGGAGGCTGCCCACCGTCCGGTAGGACGTCGCCTCGTAGCTGGCGGGCTGGTCGGTGACGAGGGCGGTGCCGGTGGCGGCGTCCAGGCCCCACGCGATCTCCCCGACGTCGGCGGCGACGAGCGGGTGCGGCATGGCGACCTGGGGGGCGCTGAGCCGGTTGAGCAGGACGGTCATCGACCACGGTTCCGTCTCGACGCCGACGGGCAGGAGGGGCTCGGGCGGCGGCGGGTCGCCCATGCGGCGGGCACTGGGCAGCCACCGCCCGTCCTCGTACCGGCTGCTCACCGTCACCCGCAGGGGGCTCGGGCGGCTGGAGTCGGTCCGGAAGCGCAGCACCGGGGCCTCGCTGCGGGAGGTGAGGTCCTGGGCCAGGTCGAGGGTCTCGGTGAAGGTCACCGGACCCCGCGCCCCCCCGGCCGCCCGGGCCAGGCCCTCCACCACGGTCGTCGGTGGCAGGTGCGGGACGACCGCCGGGAGGACGGCAGCCAGCGCGACGGTGGCGGCGACGAGGACGCGTCCTCGCTGGGAGTAGCGCCGCCGGCTGCGCTCGACGGCGGGACCGAGCCAGACCGACGTGGTGAGCTCGTCCGTGCGGGCGGTGGACCAGCCCCGCACCGTGCCGAGCCCCTCGCGCGCGACCAGCAGCAGCCACACGACGGCGGTGGAGGCGAAGTACCACGGGTGCAGGGCGTCGCCGGTGTTCGAGGCCGTCACCGTCCCCACCACGAGGAGCGGGACGCCGGCGAGCGCCGGCGACCGGCCGGTCACCCCGATCGCGTCCACGGCCAGCCCCACCGCGGCGAGAGCGGCGACGACGAGGAGGACCAGACCGGCCGTGGCCGGCGCCGGGACCTGCTCGTCACGGACGGTCGTGAGGCCCTCGGTCCACAGGGCCGCTGCGGCCGCGAGGGTGCGGGAGGTGGGCAGGCCGTAGAGGTGGTCGCCGGGCACCAGGAGCCAGGAGAGGACGAGCGTCGCGAGGGTCCCCTGGACCGCGAGGACGGCCGGCGCCGGCAGGCGCAGGGCCCGTGCGGCGCTGCCGGTCACGGCCACGGTCGCCAGGACGACGAGCAGCGGTCCGACCCAGGGCTGCTCGCGCAGGAGCGGGGTGACCGACCAGCTCGCCACCGCGGTCGCGAGGGCGGCGAGGAGGGCGTCG
Coding sequences within it:
- a CDS encoding DUF3488 and transglutaminase-like domain-containing protein, which gives rise to MNERSRWPDALLAALATAVASWSVTPLLREQPWVGPLLVVLATVAVTGSAARALRLPAPAVLAVQGTLATLVLSWLLVPGDHLYGLPTSRTLAAAAALWTEGLTTVRDEQVPAPATAGLVLLVVAALAAVGLAVDAIGVTGRSPALAGVPLLVVGTVTASNTGDALHPWYFASTAVVWLLLVAREGLGTVRGWSTARTDELTTSVWLGPAVERSRRRYSQRGRVLVAATVALAAVLPAVVPHLPPTTVVEGLARAAGGARGPVTFTETLDLAQDLTSRSEAPVLRFRTDSSRPSPLRVTVSSRYEDGRWLPSARRMGDPPPPEPLLPVGVETEPWSMTVLLNRLSAPQVAMPHPLVAADVGEIAWGLDAATGTALVTDQPASYEATSYRTVGSLPPGTGAWTVPELGDPDLLGVDDASRETVTALAREITAGSTNQVDAATAIQAFLSSEAFVYSLTLADPVVGPDGAELDPVSHFLATRRGYCTQFATAMVMMARASGIPARLAVGFLPGEQDEDGAWTVVAADAHAWPELYVTGLGWTRFEPTPAERAGNRPLYFVQDAPETAEVPGSTAAPVVPDRTAPGLDAGDVTTVGTTSSWTDRVRGLLLPALAVVVALAALLLLVPLAGRRARTAPLRRAEDDADRVEGRWHLLVASLRDLGVDVPVGASPRRSRELLVGAAALHGAGAEALARITDRVERVRYAPGPVREGAMTADVETVLAEVRAVASRRARLRAALVPVTGVDRLAALAAGARAATAATARRVGSVGLQPSSSSRSRPALRTALPPPSLLK